AGCGATCCCGCGCGGGAGCCAAGTTAGGCGGGAATTGCGTGCTCACGTGGTGCTCTGACGAAGTCCTCCCGCCCGGAATCATCTCCGCGCGGAGACTTGAGTCAAGGGGCTGCCCAACCATACTTCTTCACGACAATGCCTCCCGCAGCAAAGACAGCAGCCAGTTGCTGGATCTGTCGAATCCGGCACAAGAAATGCGATGAATTACTACCAAGGTGTCAAAACTGCGAAGCCCTGGAGCTATCATGCCTCTACAGCGACGACAAGCCGGCATGGATGGACAATGGGGACAAGCAGCGCGAGATGGCCCAACGCCTCAAAGCTCAGGTCAAACGCAATGCAAAGGAACGCCGAGGCAGGCGGATGATCCAGAAGATCACGAGAGAGATTGAGGGGCACAGTCCGTCAAGTCCGAGCAATCCGCGTTCCTTATCTCCCAGTCGAGATGAGCACTCCACGGCCAGTATTCAAGAGTCAATCACGGTAGACCAAACAACGGACCACCAACTCTCAGATACAGACGCTACTACTCCGGCTCAGAACTTGCCATTCAATACCTCCCCTACGGTTGAGGGCTCGAGAGGCCCCATACAAAGGGACGGCCCAACTCATGATTTCTTCGGCTCCGGATCAGGACCACTGGTTATCCAGAACGAGCAGGATCTACGCTTTGTCACAGCCTACACGGACTACATCTTCCCTCTTCTGAATCCTTTTTACCGTCCAACCTTTCTTGAAGGGGGCCGTAGCTGGCTTCTGGTCTTTGCCATGAGAAACACAGAATCATGCCAGCTCGTCATCAGCCTGGCAACATACTTTCTCTCAGTTGTGCCCATCTTTCCAGGCCCTGGCCACAGAATGTGTTCATCGCATACTTGGCAACAGGTACAGAGTCAATCTGACCTTGCAGTCAAGGGCATGCAGCAGAGGGTTGAAGCGATAAGCCGCTGCGGTGTTTCTGGCAATCTTTTGCAAAGCACTCATTTATTAGGCGACATCATGTTGCTTCTCAAGTTTGAAACTATGGCGGGCTCTTCTTCAAGTTGGAGAGTTCATCTCTATGCCGCGACTGTTCTCTTTGAGCAATTCCTCTCATCACCAGACCTTGACGACGACATTTGGAAGATACCGTCTGACGTTGAAGAACTCGTCTCAAAATCAAAGTCGGCGCTCTCGACGAAAGAGGCGCACAGATTTGAAGCTTCACAGACTGCATTCCGGTTCTTCAGCGCGGCCGTCATAACCGCCGACATTATCGCCAGCACTGCTCTAGGACAGCTGCCTCGTCTTCGGGAGCACCATGAGAGGGTGCTGGGCACTCTAGAGAAGCCCCATCTGAACCTCGAGCATATCGTGGGCTGCGAAAATTGGATTATCCTATCGATCGCGGACATTGTCGAGCTTGACTTGTGGAAGAAAAAGGCTAAGAAGAGCGGCGCGTTCTCGTTGATGGACTTGATTCAGCGCGCCAGCAGAATCACCCAAGATTTGGATAATGGTCTCGCCAGTTCTTCTGGCTCAGACAATGAGAATACATGCAACAGGGACGGCATCTTTTCCATGTTCAATCCACAGCGCGGACAATTCCTTGATCACCACATCGTCACTCGCATCTGGGCCAATTCTGCCAGACTGTACCTGCTTGTGGTTCTCTCAGGCTGGCAACCCGGGAGCAGTGAAATACGGGAAATCGTCACAAAGAATCTTAACCTACTCAAGAACTTGCCTTCTCCAAGTTGGCTGCTCGCTTTGGCTTGGCCTTTTTGCGTGACTGGCTGTTTAGTCACAAAAGAGCAGGAATGCGCTGTTTGCGACATTTATGAAGCGACTGAGCCGTTGAAAAACATCGGACCGATTTCAGAGGCAATGGGAATTATTAGGCGCGTATGGGAACAACGCGAGGGACTAATCGGAGAGACATGGGATATGGCATCATGCTTTGGAAGCATGGGAAGGACTGTTCTGTTAATCTGATGATCTGACAAGCTGCGATAAGATACCAAGCACCAAGGCAAGATTACAAAGCGGCGATAACCTCGTTTCTTAGGTGGTATCGGCAATGGCCGAGGTATCAATGGTCGTATCAAAGACCCAGGAAACACGCAAGTGGCTGTTCCCAGCCCCGATTTATTccagcctttttttttcgtctGCGCTTTTTTTGTGGGGAGTGCCGACCGACGTTTATCCCGCTGAACCGCCCAAACCAAGTTCGGGGACTTGGCCGAGGGAGAGACGCGCCTTTTGAGTTTCAAGATCTCGAGCCTCGATTGAGTCTCATAACAATATACCCCCTTCCAAATACCAGAGATATAATCTTCACAATGGGCATCATCCGCAAGGCCGTCTTCACTTCCCTCCTCGGCAcctccaccgccgccgcttATCTCGCAGCCAAGAACCCCGTCATCTCCCCGCTCCCGCCTAATGATTCCATCTGGTCTGCCCGCATCTACAAGAACCACAACCCCAACCGCAATCCCGCCACTCAAGATGTCTGCATCAAGCGTATTCCCTTCAGCAAGATTCGTCCCGAGCTTCTCCAGAAGGATGGCGATCTAGCTCTCGAGTTCTGCCGTGGTCTGTGGAGTGGCTGGGGTGAGTAACCCGCTCATCTTGAGATAACTGTTGATTGACTTTCTAGGCTACGCTGTTCAGCGCAAGTACCTCGAGTACAAGTGGCGAGGTCCCGAGACTGAGGATCAGCTGTGGGATAATGAGCAGCTCGCCGAGAGCACCTACGACAAGGGAACTAAAATCACCGACCACTTTGAGGTTGTCGAAAAGACACCCACAGCCATCACCGTCCGCTGTGGTGACTCTCCTCGTAACCACGCTGTGCGACCTTCTGACGGTCTCTTCACCATCAGCGCCACCATTGACAAGCAGCGGGAAGAGGTTGAGCTGAGGCTCAGGAGCTGCCTCTTCTCCAGCGAGGGCAAAATCACTGGCATCAAGGGCCCCATGCCCCCTTGGATGGAGGAGCTGCACCAGTGGTACGCCCGGATCTGGTCCGAGACAGCCTCATGGAAGCTTCTCAAGTGATGAATTTGAAACTATTTTTATTGCAGTCAGCAGGGCGGCAGTCATCCATACGCTGCTCGCCATCTTCACTGGAGCCCGTTCACATGGTGCTCCAGACACTCGAGGCGCTGGACCGGTCGGAGACACTACTACGTTTTACAGAGCAATAAACCCAATTATTATGTCTATTATGGCACTGATACATCATACCGATTTCTTTACTATCTCCCCCATCAAGTAACTAATATCACGAGCCCTTTTCTCAGCTAGGCTGGCACATAATCTCAACAAGCAGAGCAAGGCAGTTATCAAGGTGAGTATTATGATAGAAGTCACCAGAATAGTctattctattattaaggaaacgTCTCGGTCAAGGCGTTTCGTCTAAGAAAGAGCTGGCTCGCCAGGAACGGAGGGTAGTCGACCAAGGAGTATACCAATGATACGTCCGAGGACAAAGAGGTTCATGCCACCCATGCTCCGACCTCCCTGTCAATCCTCGCTTAATAGCTGGGGTGGCCATAGTGACCCTGGTGCTTCTTAAAGTGAGAAGCCTTGGGACGTCCAGAGCTTTGACCAGAGAGCGTGTTGAATCCCTCGCGCATAGCGGTAAGACGGCTCCAATCCTGGCTGTCCTGAGCAAGACTCCAGGCAAAGATACCTCCGAGACCCTTGGTGGGGACCAGACCGTTGATCTTCTGGGTGATCAGGTCGGCGGTATCCCAGGTCCAGTACAGAGAGGTGGTGGCATCCCAGTACCACTGACCGCCAGCAGCGGTATCAGTCTTGCCATTCTCCATGGCAGTGAGGAAAGAACCAGAGATATCGATACCCTCGCATCGGCCATAAGCAGACTGGCAGCCAGTGCTGCAGTGAGCAGTAGAGTTGCCGCTGTATCACGTCAGAAAACCATCGATCTAGGTACACACAAGTCGACTCACCAGAAACCAAACTGACTGCAGCAAGTAACCTCACCACACTTGAAAGAGGTACCAGCTCCACAAGAACCATCAGGTGAAACAGTCAAGTTCTTAGGCGCCTCGACAAAGTTGGCCTTTTCAAAGGTAATGGTGCCAGACTTGCCAGTGTCGCTTCCATcagcagcctcgaggagctcagTAGGGCATCCGGTGGGTTCGGTGCATTGGACGCCCGCCTTGGTGGTGAACCACTTGGCGTAAAAGGCGAATCCAATGTTGAGCTTGCTAGGCTGGAAGCCGCGGGAGATGTAGGCGTCGACAGCCTTGGCGGTTCCCTCGTAAGAGGAGTGGTGGGTGGTGACGCTATCACGGCGGTTCATGAGATCATAAGACATGATCTGTTGAACAGTTAGACCTCGCTTTAAAACATCTTCTGCATATTCCAGGTACTCACGTTGACGTAATCGACAACGGCGTTGATCTTGGGAACCTGCTCATGAGTGTAGGCAATCATATCCCGCTCAAGACCAGGAACGGCAATGGAGAGCTCCTTGTCACCAATGGCATTCTTGATCTCCTTCAAGAGCTTGGGGTAGctcttgatctcgtcgacCTTCTTGGAGTTAGGGATACGCTTGTAATCCTCGCCGTTGCCAGCAGGGTACTCCCAGTCGATATCTTGGCCTGTTAGCCATGTAACCAAACACTTAGATAGTAGTACTTACCGACACAATCGTATCCGAGTCTGGCCAGGGTGTCTGCGACGTTCCTAGCGTACCTCTTGCGCGTCTTGTCCGTTTTGGCTCCGGCGCTGAAGCCAGCAGTGTCGGCCCAGCCACCAATAGCCATACAGACCTTGGTGCCATCGTCGAAGAGGGCACGGATCTCGTCGAGAGGCTTGAAAGGCTCATACTTTCCAGCAGGCTCGGCAGCAAAGAGCGAAGAGTTGGCAAAGGCGGTGATGACATGGGTGACACCAGCGGTCTGAGACTTGTCAGGAAGATTGGCAGTATGCCACCTAGAGAGAAGTTGTGAGAATAAAATTCGTCAAG
The window above is part of the Fusarium falciforme chromosome 3, complete sequence genome. Proteins encoded here:
- a CDS encoding Zn(2)-C6 fungal-type domain-containing protein, whose translation is MPPAAKTAASCWICRIRHKKCDELLPRCQNCEALELSCLYSDDKPAWMDNGDKQREMAQRLKAQVKRNAKERRGRRMIQKITREIEGHSPSSPSNPRSLSPSRDEHSTASIQESITVDQTTDHQLSDTDATTPAQNLPFNTSPTVEGSRGPIQRDGPTHDFFGSGSGPLVIQNEQDLRFVTAYTDYIFPLLNPFYRPTFLEGGRSWLLVFAMRNTESCQLVISLATYFLSVVPIFPGPGHRMCSSHTWQQVQSQSDLAVKGMQQRVEAISRCGVSGNLLQSTHLLGDIMLLLKFETMAGSSSSWRVHLYAATVLFEQFLSSPDLDDDIWKIPSDVEELVSKSKSALSTKEAHRFEASQTAFRFFSAAVITADIIASTALGQLPRLREHHERVLGTLEKPHLNLEHIVGCENWIILSIADIVELDLWKKKAKKSGAFSLMDLIQRASRITQDLDNGLASSSGSDNENTCNRDGIFSMFNPQRGQFLDHHIVTRIWANSARLYLLVVLSGWQPGSSEIREIVTKNLNLLKNLPSPSWLLALAWPFCVTGCLVTKEQECAVCDIYEATEPLKNIGPISEAMGIIRRVWEQREGLIGETWDMASCFGSMGRTVLLI
- a CDS encoding Chitinase translates to MRSPLVLGTAALATAASAAPNYIFYFDQWHTANLPDKSQTAGVTHVITAFANSSLFAAEPAGKYEPFKPLDEIRALFDDGTKVCMAIGGWADTAGFSAGAKTDKTRKRYARNVADTLARLGYDCVDIDWEYPAGNGEDYKRIPNSKKVDEIKSYPKLLKEIKNAIGDKELSIAVPGLERDMIAYTHEQVPKINAVVDYVNIMSYDLMNRRDSVTTHHSSYEGTAKAVDAYISRGFQPSKLNIGFAFYAKWFTTKAGVQCTEPTGCPTELLEAADGSDTGKSGTITFEKANFVEAPKNLTVSPDGSCGAGTSFKCGEVTCCSQFGFCGNSTAHCSTGCQSAYGRCEGIDISGSFLTAMENGKTDTAAGGQWYWDATTSLYWTWDTADLITQKINGLVPTKGLGGIFAWSLAQDSQDWSRLTAMREGFNTLSGQSSGRPKASHFKKHQGHYGHPSY